The Solibacillus sp. FSL R7-0682 genome includes a window with the following:
- a CDS encoding valine--tRNA ligase produces MTEITMPTKYDPKETEAGRYEWWLNGKFFEADPTSEKEPYSIVIPPPNVTGKLHLGHAWDTTLQDILTRMKRMQGYDALWLPGMDHAGIATQAKVEEKLRGEGISRYDLGREKFLEKTWEWKEEYASHIRAQWAKLGLGLDYSKERFTLDEGLSDAVKEVFVKLYEKGYIYRGERIINWDPAAKTALSDIEVIHKEVEGAFYHMEYPLADGSGKLRVATTRPETMLGDSGVAVHPEDERYKHLIGKTVILPIVGREIPIVADDYVDMEFGTGVVKMTPAHDPNDFEVGNRHNLERILVMNEDGTMNELAGKYNGMDRFECRKQIVADLQAAGVLVEIEPHVHQVGHSERTNAVVEPYLSKQWFVKMAPLAEEALKMQANEDEKVNFVPNRFENTYNRWMENIHDWCISRQLWWGHQIPAWYHKETGELYVGKDAPADAENWTQDEDVLDTWFSSALWPFSTMDWPNEESELYKRYYPTSTLVTGYDIIFFWVSRMIFQGKEFTGTRPFKDVLIHGLVRDAEGRKMSKSLGNGVDPMDVIDQYGADSLRYFLATGSSPGQDLRYSTEKVESTWNFVNKIWNASRFALMNMNGLKFEEIDLTGDLSTADKWILTRLNETIERVTALSDKYEFGEVGRELYNFIWDDFCSWYIEMAKLPLYGEDEAAKLTTRSVLAYVLDNTMRLLHPLMPFVTEEIWQHLPHEGESITVAAWPTVNEAFNFKAEAGEMQLLMDIIRSVRNIRAEVNTPMSKQVPMTILAKDASVAAVLEANKGYIEKFCNPETLTIGADLEAPAQAMSAVVSGAEIFMPLAGLINVEEEIARLEKELEKWAKEVKLVSGKLSNERFVAKAPEALVAAEREKLADYEAKYATVEKRIAELKNM; encoded by the coding sequence TCCGAAAGAAACAGAAGCCGGCCGCTATGAATGGTGGTTAAACGGTAAATTTTTTGAAGCAGACCCAACGAGCGAAAAGGAGCCATATTCAATCGTTATCCCACCACCAAACGTAACAGGTAAATTACACCTTGGTCATGCTTGGGACACAACATTACAAGATATCTTAACTCGTATGAAGCGCATGCAAGGCTATGATGCATTATGGTTACCAGGTATGGACCACGCGGGTATTGCTACGCAAGCGAAAGTAGAAGAAAAGCTACGTGGTGAAGGTATTTCTCGCTATGACTTAGGACGCGAAAAATTCCTTGAAAAAACATGGGAATGGAAAGAGGAATACGCTTCTCACATTCGTGCGCAGTGGGCAAAATTAGGTCTTGGTTTAGACTATTCAAAAGAGCGCTTCACATTAGATGAAGGTTTATCGGATGCGGTAAAAGAAGTCTTCGTAAAATTATACGAAAAAGGCTACATTTACCGTGGTGAGCGTATCATTAACTGGGATCCAGCGGCAAAAACAGCTCTTTCTGACATCGAAGTAATTCACAAAGAAGTAGAAGGTGCCTTCTACCATATGGAATATCCGTTAGCGGATGGCTCTGGAAAATTACGTGTAGCGACAACACGTCCAGAAACAATGCTAGGCGACTCTGGTGTAGCTGTACACCCAGAAGACGAGCGCTATAAGCATTTAATCGGAAAAACAGTTATCTTACCAATCGTAGGCCGTGAAATTCCAATCGTAGCAGATGACTATGTAGATATGGAATTCGGTACAGGGGTTGTAAAAATGACGCCAGCTCACGATCCGAACGACTTTGAAGTTGGAAACCGTCATAATTTAGAACGCATCTTAGTAATGAATGAAGACGGTACAATGAATGAGCTTGCAGGTAAATATAACGGTATGGATCGTTTTGAATGCCGTAAGCAAATTGTAGCGGACTTACAAGCAGCGGGTGTATTAGTGGAAATCGAGCCACATGTACACCAAGTAGGTCACTCAGAGCGTACAAATGCTGTTGTTGAGCCTTACCTTTCAAAGCAATGGTTTGTTAAAATGGCACCACTTGCGGAAGAAGCTTTAAAAATGCAAGCAAACGAAGATGAAAAAGTAAACTTCGTACCAAATCGTTTTGAAAACACATATAACCGTTGGATGGAAAACATTCATGACTGGTGTATTTCACGCCAATTATGGTGGGGTCACCAAATTCCAGCTTGGTATCATAAAGAAACAGGTGAATTATACGTAGGAAAAGATGCACCTGCAGATGCTGAAAACTGGACACAGGATGAAGACGTACTTGATACGTGGTTCTCTTCAGCTTTATGGCCGTTCTCAACGATGGATTGGCCAAATGAAGAGTCAGAGTTATACAAACGTTACTACCCAACGAGCACATTAGTAACAGGTTATGACATCATCTTCTTCTGGGTAAGCCGTATGATTTTCCAAGGGAAGGAGTTTACAGGGACACGTCCATTCAAGGATGTATTAATTCACGGTTTAGTACGTGATGCAGAAGGACGAAAAATGTCTAAGTCATTAGGTAACGGGGTTGATCCAATGGATGTTATCGATCAATACGGTGCCGATTCATTACGTTACTTCTTAGCGACTGGTTCTTCACCAGGTCAAGATTTACGTTATTCAACAGAAAAAGTAGAATCAACTTGGAATTTCGTAAACAAAATTTGGAACGCTTCACGCTTCGCTTTAATGAACATGAACGGTTTAAAATTTGAAGAAATCGATTTAACTGGAGATCTATCAACAGCTGATAAATGGATTTTAACACGCTTAAACGAAACTATTGAACGTGTGACAGCATTATCGGATAAATACGAGTTTGGTGAAGTAGGTCGTGAGCTATACAACTTCATTTGGGATGACTTCTGTTCTTGGTACATTGAAATGGCGAAATTGCCATTATACGGCGAAGACGAAGCGGCAAAATTAACAACTCGTTCAGTATTAGCTTACGTTTTAGATAATACAATGCGTTTACTTCACCCACTAATGCCATTCGTAACAGAAGAAATTTGGCAGCACTTACCACATGAAGGTGAATCAATTACAGTAGCAGCTTGGCCAACTGTAAACGAAGCATTCAACTTTAAAGCTGAAGCTGGTGAAATGCAACTATTAATGGATATTATCCGTTCTGTTCGTAACATTCGTGCGGAAGTAAATACACCAATGAGTAAACAAGTACCGATGACAATTTTAGCGAAAGATGCTTCAGTTGCAGCAGTACTAGAAGCAAACAAAGGCTACATCGAAAAATTCTGTAACCCAGAAACACTTACGATTGGTGCAGATTTAGAAGCACCAGCTCAAGCAATGTCTGCTGTTGTATCAGGGGCAGAAATCTTTATGCCACTAGCAGGCTTAATTAACGTGGAGGAAGAAATTGCACGTTTAGAAAAAGAGCTTGAAAAGTGGGCGAAGGAAGTAAAATTAGTTTCTGGTAAGCTATCTAATGAACGATTTGTAGCGAAGGCGCCAGAAGCGTTAGTAGCAGCAGAGCGTGAAAAATTAGCGGACTATGAAGCGAAATATGCAACAGTTGAAAAACGTATTGCTGAATTAAAAAATATGTAG
- a CDS encoding bifunctional folylpolyglutamate synthase/dihydrofolate synthase, with the protein MFQSMEQCTDFIFRLKASEYKGEPLQSARIILSALGNPERKTKFIHFAGSNGKGSTLNATREILMAHHLKVGAFISPHLERPNERITINKLQISDKDFLRIMNVIADVVNNQLKGKFPSFFEIMTLIALQYFSEQKLDLALLETGIGGRLDSTNVITPEVSVITTISLEHTDMLGTTYAQIAAEKAGIIKTGKPVVIGVKNREALAVIQAVAEEKNAKSYVLDKQFFTQKTGTTSFSYYGDLTIEQLELAMVGQHQVSNAALAITASKLFLHTLNIQHVKEALKRAKWDGRFERVGDNIILDGAHNSEGTSALIETLQLVEPDKKYKFVYAALQDKDHAVSIQLMDNVAYQMYFTQIDLPRAAKPKDLCEQSKHEIKSAHDNWKRLIDKQMNELSEDELLIITGSLYFIAEVRGEFIKKGLI; encoded by the coding sequence ATGTTTCAATCGATGGAACAATGCACAGATTTCATTTTTCGATTAAAAGCGAGTGAATATAAAGGTGAGCCATTACAATCAGCAAGAATTATATTATCCGCTTTAGGTAATCCTGAACGGAAGACGAAATTTATTCATTTTGCAGGGTCTAATGGCAAAGGGTCTACGCTCAATGCAACCCGTGAAATATTAATGGCTCATCATTTAAAAGTAGGAGCTTTTATTTCGCCACACTTAGAACGTCCAAATGAACGAATTACGATTAATAAATTACAAATTTCAGATAAAGATTTTTTGCGCATTATGAATGTTATTGCGGATGTAGTGAACAATCAATTAAAAGGGAAATTCCCGAGTTTCTTTGAAATTATGACATTAATTGCACTACAGTATTTTTCTGAGCAGAAGCTTGATTTGGCGCTACTTGAGACGGGGATTGGTGGGCGTCTTGATTCGACAAATGTCATTACACCAGAGGTTTCCGTAATTACAACTATTTCGTTAGAGCATACGGATATGCTTGGCACGACATATGCGCAAATTGCAGCAGAAAAAGCGGGAATTATTAAAACTGGAAAACCTGTCGTAATAGGCGTGAAAAATAGAGAAGCCTTAGCAGTTATTCAAGCAGTAGCGGAAGAAAAAAATGCAAAAAGTTATGTTTTAGATAAACAATTTTTTACACAAAAAACGGGGACTACTAGCTTCAGCTATTACGGAGATTTAACAATCGAGCAACTAGAGCTGGCAATGGTGGGACAACATCAAGTATCGAATGCGGCATTAGCAATTACTGCGTCTAAGTTATTTTTACATACTTTGAACATCCAGCATGTGAAAGAAGCGTTAAAACGTGCAAAGTGGGATGGTCGTTTTGAACGAGTTGGAGACAATATCATTTTAGACGGAGCACATAACTCTGAAGGAACGAGCGCTTTAATTGAAACGCTTCAACTTGTTGAACCGGATAAAAAATATAAATTTGTGTATGCGGCACTTCAAGATAAAGACCATGCTGTAAGCATTCAATTAATGGATAACGTGGCTTATCAAATGTATTTTACACAAATTGATTTGCCACGCGCGGCAAAGCCAAAGGATTTGTGTGAACAAAGTAAGCATGAGATAAAGAGCGCGCATGACAACTGGAAAAGGTTAATTGATAAGCAAATGAATGAATTATCGGAGGATGAATTATTAATTATCACGGGCTCATTGTATTTTATTGCAGAGGTGCGCGGAGAATTTATTAAAAAGGGACTGATTTGA
- a CDS encoding bifunctional folylpolyglutamate synthase/dihydrofolate synthase yields MIPRLEEYKMRWHVESERAIKPGLAAILEALEALGNPQNTLKVVHFAGTNGKGSTLTFVEHLARQHDLTVGKFMSPCIVDVHDQIQINGRPIKPKEMDAIFQQLVAAGLSGKLTDFELLTTAAFIHFKEQQVDLVCLEVGMGGREDSTNVVIPIVSVIPSIALEHTNFLGNTLTLIAHHKGGIIKDSKPTVIGHLPEEAREVIQQIAKEKNAPLYEMGKQFDIKQHGNGEEYINSHRQLTISGLQRQMLGIHQGHNMALAITAFFEVADALKIEVIEEKVHVAIREAQLAGRFEEVLPNIYFEGAHNPASIRTLVHTVKKHFPSKNIEFVMGILADKDVEEILTILEEVSDTFYFVNIANDRAMEATKIYQLSHAGNKIIIDDVVAFLQQPVENCIRIVTGSLYLLSEIRRKLNA; encoded by the coding sequence ATGATTCCACGTTTAGAAGAATATAAAATGCGTTGGCATGTAGAAAGTGAGCGTGCGATTAAACCAGGTTTGGCTGCGATATTAGAGGCACTTGAAGCGTTGGGAAACCCTCAAAACACACTAAAAGTTGTCCATTTTGCCGGAACGAATGGGAAGGGTTCGACATTAACATTTGTCGAGCATTTAGCGCGCCAGCATGATCTTACAGTTGGGAAGTTTATGTCACCGTGTATTGTTGATGTGCACGATCAAATTCAAATCAATGGTAGACCGATTAAACCAAAGGAAATGGATGCAATATTTCAACAACTTGTAGCAGCTGGTTTAAGTGGCAAGTTAACGGATTTTGAATTATTAACGACAGCAGCTTTTATCCATTTTAAAGAACAGCAAGTAGATTTAGTTTGCCTAGAAGTTGGTATGGGAGGGCGCGAGGATAGTACGAATGTTGTAATACCAATCGTTTCAGTCATTCCGAGTATCGCATTAGAGCATACGAATTTTTTAGGGAATACACTTACATTAATTGCGCATCATAAAGGCGGAATCATAAAAGACAGTAAACCAACCGTTATTGGACATTTACCTGAGGAAGCACGTGAAGTAATTCAGCAAATAGCTAAGGAAAAAAATGCGCCTCTATATGAAATGGGAAAGCAATTTGATATAAAACAGCATGGAAACGGTGAAGAATACATAAATTCACATCGACAGTTGACTATTTCAGGTTTGCAGCGGCAAATGTTAGGTATTCACCAAGGACATAATATGGCGCTTGCTATTACAGCGTTTTTTGAAGTTGCGGATGCATTAAAAATTGAGGTAATAGAAGAAAAAGTGCACGTGGCAATACGAGAGGCACAATTGGCCGGTCGATTCGAAGAGGTTTTGCCAAATATTTACTTTGAAGGTGCGCATAATCCTGCGAGTATTCGGACATTAGTTCATACGGTTAAAAAACACTTTCCATCTAAAAATATTGAATTTGTAATGGGTATTTTAGCAGATAAAGATGTAGAGGAAATTCTGACGATATTAGAAGAAGTAAGTGATACTTTTTATTTTGTTAATATTGCAAATGATCGTGCTATGGAAGCAACAAAAATTTATCAATTAAGTCATGCAGGTAATAAGATTATTATAGACGATGTCGTGGCATTTTTACAGCAGCCTGTGGAAAATTGTATTCGAATTGTTACGGGCTCCCTTTATTTACTAAGCGAAATTCGTCGAAAATTAAATGCATAA
- a CDS encoding translation initiation factor 2 produces MPIIRTVRKSSVAQAMFFGGLTGLVGVIVFIFILQLPSNEQQEDELASTTQVSSEQEVVSQSFFALQHGVFSNFDSAAQFLASYPTLNKSTIFEVDDQYYIWSQLDQEKVEGATLTTPSSFYKKMTLSSSCPTTSELQLPNLLMDEKWLSVETLTDAQQANVPKDWGTNLAEVQKLTNQVNVIRLHMLMNYYEQLDCLKVTF; encoded by the coding sequence ATGCCAATAATTCGAACAGTAAGAAAAAGCTCAGTTGCACAAGCGATGTTTTTTGGAGGATTAACTGGTTTAGTAGGCGTTATTGTATTTATTTTTATTCTACAGTTACCTTCCAATGAACAACAAGAGGATGAGCTCGCTTCGACCACACAAGTATCAAGTGAACAAGAAGTAGTATCACAGTCTTTTTTTGCTTTGCAGCATGGTGTTTTTTCAAACTTTGATAGTGCTGCTCAGTTTTTAGCGTCATATCCAACCCTGAATAAATCCACTATCTTTGAGGTGGATGATCAGTATTATATTTGGTCACAACTTGATCAAGAAAAAGTAGAAGGCGCAACGTTAACAACCCCTAGTTCTTTTTATAAAAAAATGACATTATCAAGCAGTTGCCCTACTACTAGTGAGCTTCAACTTCCCAATCTACTTATGGATGAAAAGTGGCTTTCTGTTGAAACGTTGACAGACGCACAACAGGCGAATGTGCCAAAGGATTGGGGGACAAATCTTGCAGAAGTTCAAAAGTTAACGAATCAGGTTAATGTTATTCGGCTGCATATGTTAATGAATTATTATGAGCAATTAGATTGTTTGAAAGTGACGTTTTGA
- a CDS encoding Maf family protein, translated as MNFTTNEQIILASASPRRKELLGMLRVPFSIQTSDVEETSVQASTVQQYVKEVALLKARDVAKKCVGKLIIGADTIVVFNNQILHKPKSPEEAVQHLSQLSGNRHEVMTAVAIIQPDGVETTFVEVTNVVFKEVSPKMIEAYVQTGDPFDKAGGYGIQTSGALLVDRIEGDYNNVVGLPIATLVQKLLTLHLLKLTF; from the coding sequence ATGAATTTTACTACGAATGAACAAATTATTTTAGCTTCAGCATCACCGCGAAGAAAGGAATTGCTCGGAATGCTTCGCGTACCGTTTTCAATACAAACGAGCGATGTTGAAGAAACAAGTGTACAAGCTAGTACGGTGCAACAATATGTAAAAGAGGTTGCATTATTAAAGGCGCGTGATGTCGCCAAAAAATGCGTCGGAAAACTTATTATTGGTGCCGATACAATTGTTGTTTTTAATAATCAAATTTTACACAAGCCGAAATCCCCTGAGGAGGCTGTACAACACTTATCCCAGTTGAGTGGAAATCGACATGAAGTAATGACTGCTGTCGCGATTATTCAACCGGATGGGGTAGAAACAACATTTGTCGAAGTTACAAACGTTGTATTTAAAGAAGTTTCCCCTAAAATGATAGAAGCATATGTGCAAACAGGAGATCCGTTTGATAAAGCAGGAGGATATGGAATCCAAACTAGTGGAGCTTTACTAGTAGATCGAATTGAAGGAGATTACAACAATGTAGTTGGTTTACCAATAGCAACTTTAGTACAAAAATTGCTTACTTTACACCTACTAAAATTAACTTTTTAG
- the radC gene encoding RadC family protein has translation MNIKIHDVHTLDRPRERLIRQGAKSLSNQELIAILLGTGTKQESVLTVANRVLLTFEKLHNLKHATLEEMKDIKGIGEVKAVLLLASIELGRRLASKELEERFTIRSPEDAASFLMQDMTSLTQEHFVCLFLNVKNQVLHKQTIFVGSLNASIVHPREIFREAVKRSAAAIICSHNHPSGVPTPSPEDIEVTNRLHEAGKIVGVDLLDHVIIGDHQFISMKEKGYF, from the coding sequence ATGAATATAAAAATACATGATGTTCATACGTTAGATCGCCCTCGTGAAAGATTGATTCGTCAAGGAGCAAAAAGCCTTTCTAATCAAGAGTTAATTGCGATTTTATTAGGCACTGGCACGAAGCAGGAGTCCGTATTAACTGTTGCCAATCGTGTTTTACTTACTTTTGAGAAGTTACACAATTTAAAGCATGCAACTTTAGAGGAAATGAAGGATATTAAAGGGATTGGAGAAGTGAAGGCGGTTTTACTTTTAGCGTCAATTGAGCTAGGTCGTCGTTTAGCGTCAAAAGAGTTAGAAGAGCGCTTTACTATTCGTTCCCCTGAGGATGCAGCATCTTTTTTAATGCAGGATATGACATCACTCACTCAGGAGCATTTTGTTTGTTTATTTCTTAATGTAAAGAATCAAGTACTACATAAACAGACGATTTTTGTTGGTAGTTTAAACGCTAGTATCGTACACCCAAGAGAAATTTTCCGCGAAGCTGTAAAACGTTCTGCGGCTGCCATTATTTGTTCGCATAACCATCCGAGTGGCGTGCCAACTCCAAGTCCAGAAGATATTGAAGTAACAAATCGACTGCATGAAGCAGGTAAAATAGTCGGAGTGGATTTGCTTGATCATGTCATCATCGGGGATCATCAATTTATCAGTATGAAAGAAAAAGGGTATTTTTGA
- a CDS encoding rod shape-determining protein: MFGLGNKDVGIDLGTANTLVFVKGKGIVLREPSVVAKNTKSGDIVAVGNDAKNMIGRTPGSIVAIRPMKDGVIADFEITTAMIQYYLKEAMKASGSNWKKPNVMICVPYGITSVEQRAVIDASRQAGAKEAFTIEEPFAAAIGASLPVWEPTGSMVVDIGGGTTEVAVISLGGIVTSESVRVGGDAMDHAIIAYIRKSYNLTIGERTAESIKVEIGTARAEGPAETMEIRGRDLVTGLPKTIEITSDEISKSLHEAIISIVDGVKKTLEQTPPELSADVMERGIVLTGGGALLRNLDKVISDETKMPVFIAENPLDCVAIGTGKALDNIDLIRSQQLK, translated from the coding sequence TTGTTTGGATTAGGGAATAAGGATGTCGGGATTGATCTTGGCACAGCGAATACATTAGTGTTTGTTAAAGGAAAAGGAATCGTACTACGTGAACCTTCAGTAGTAGCGAAAAATACGAAATCAGGCGACATTGTTGCAGTAGGTAACGATGCGAAAAATATGATTGGTCGTACACCAGGATCAATCGTTGCTATTCGTCCAATGAAAGATGGTGTAATTGCAGACTTTGAAATTACGACTGCAATGATTCAATACTATTTAAAAGAAGCTATGAAAGCATCAGGTTCTAATTGGAAGAAACCTAACGTTATGATCTGTGTGCCATACGGCATTACATCTGTAGAGCAACGTGCAGTTATTGATGCATCTCGTCAAGCTGGTGCAAAAGAAGCGTTTACTATTGAAGAACCATTTGCTGCGGCAATTGGTGCTAGTTTACCAGTTTGGGAGCCAACAGGTTCAATGGTAGTTGATATCGGTGGCGGTACAACGGAAGTAGCGGTTATTTCACTTGGTGGTATTGTAACAAGTGAATCTGTACGTGTTGGCGGTGATGCTATGGATCACGCAATTATTGCATATATTCGCAAATCTTATAACTTAACAATCGGTGAACGTACTGCGGAATCGATTAAAGTTGAAATCGGTACAGCACGTGCTGAAGGACCAGCTGAAACGATGGAAATTCGCGGCCGTGATTTAGTAACAGGCTTACCTAAAACAATTGAAATTACTTCTGATGAGATTTCAAAATCTTTACATGAAGCAATTATTTCAATTGTAGATGGCGTTAAGAAAACATTAGAACAAACACCACCAGAATTATCAGCTGACGTTATGGAGCGCGGTATTGTATTAACAGGTGGTGGCGCATTACTACGCAATTTAGATAAAGTAATTAGTGATGAAACAAAAATGCCAGTATTTATTGCAGAAAATCCATTAGATTGTGTTGCAATTGGTACAGGTAAAGCATTAGACAATATTGATTTAATTCGTTCACAACAACTGAAGTAA